The following proteins are co-located in the Silene latifolia isolate original U9 population chromosome 1, ASM4854445v1, whole genome shotgun sequence genome:
- the LOC141614476 gene encoding uncharacterized protein LOC141614476 — protein sequence MRMLMLALLVVLLLQIVSHCSSLEARMNIGFSGGRGGGFSGGSSGGGFSGGRGGGAGFSGSRGGGSSGGGFSGRRGGGGGRGVGGAFILGGAVGAGAGAAGGGGSHHHHGSATLNADVGLPSLLFPLALGTWFLYF from the exons ATGAGGATGTTGATGTTAGCGTTGCTGGTAGTACTACTCTTGCAAATTGTGTCTCATTGCTCTTCTTTAG AGGCCCGTATGAACATTGGTTTCAGTGGCGGTCGTGGTGGAGGATTCAGTGGCGGTAGTAGTGGTGGAGGATTCAGTGGAGGCCGTGGTGGCGGGGCAGGTTTCAGCGGAAGTCGTGGTGGAGGGAGTAGTGGTGGAGGTTTCAGTGGCAGACGTGGTGGAGGGGGAGGTCGTGGTGTAGGGGGAGCATTTATTCTTGGTGGAGCAGTAGGAGCAGGAGCAGGTGCAGCAGGTGGCGGCGGATCTCATCACCACCATGGATCAGCCACTCTTAATGCCGATGTTGGTCTACCATCACTTCTCTTTCCATTAGCTCTTGGAACTTGGTTTTTATATTTCTAA
- the LOC141614483 gene encoding uncharacterized protein LOC141614483, which translates to MKLLRLALLSLLIIFLIPSQSSALEAGVKNATVVSKKGGGGGGGHGGGGGHGGGGGHAGGGGHAGGEGGGYSGSRGVGGHDDGGGRGRGLPIIGGAGAAAAASRGHGGSDHHRGSAVPDARLGLPTLLVSLALASCFTFCCF; encoded by the exons atgAAATTGTTGAGATTAGCGTTATTATCTCTACTAATCATCTTTCTAATTCCGTCTCAATCCTCTGCTTTAG AAGCTGGTGTCAAGAACGCAACTGTTGTAAGTAAAaaaggtggaggtggaggtggcgGTCATGGTGGGGGAGGCGGTCATGGTGGGGGAGGAGGTCATGCTGGAGGAGGAGGTCATGCTGGAGGTGAAGGTGGAGGTTACAGTGGCAGTCGCGGAGTAGGAGGCCATGATGATGGAGGTGGACGTGGACGTGGACTGCCAATTATCGGTGGAGCAGGTGCAGCAGCTGCAGCCAGCAGAGGCCACGGGGGATCTGATCACCACCGTGGATCAGCCGTTCCAGATGCTCGTCTTGGACTCCCAACGCTTCTGGTTTCATTAGCTCTTGCAAGTTGTTTTaccttttgttgtttttaa